From a single Arachis hypogaea cultivar Tifrunner chromosome 3, arahy.Tifrunner.gnm2.J5K5, whole genome shotgun sequence genomic region:
- the LOC140183000 gene encoding disease resistance protein RGA2-like has protein sequence MSNNFSDFVSLIGNGAQDEEQELVAKLQILDALVDDAEWKTFFAEGGGGGGNARDVKDGLNELQHALYHLEDLLLRIVNPRKSLLSYGRRFFVSVVLRKTKNQHVDDMVKLKIHDTIKILEALVTRKDLLGLTAAGATSREKPLQQQGWWPPSPAVLHSYLDGTFPKQCFVGRDDEIKSVLGKLSSATQEDGKHVKVINIVGKDGAGKTALSGVIYDSDNVTQLFERKAWITVPPKATVNTVAKKFLRNSRLLLV, from the coding sequence GATGAGGAGCAAGAGCTGGTGGCAAAGTTGCAGATCCTTGATGCCCTCGTGGATGACGCAGAGTGGAAGACCTTCTTtgcagaaggaggaggaggaggaggcaaCGCGCGAGATGTGAAAGACGGGTTAAATGAACTACAACACGCCCTTTACCATCTGGAGGATCTTCTGCTGCGGATCGTGAATCCCCGAAAGTCTTTGCTTTCGTACGGACGACGCTTCTTCGTCAGCGTCGTCTTGCGGAAAACAAAGAACCAACACGTGGATGATATGGTGAAGCTCAAAATCCATGACACCATCAAAATCTTGGAAGCTCTAGTCACACGGAAGGATTTGCTTGGCCTAACTGCCGCCGGTGCTACGTCGAGGGAAAAGCCTCTGCAGCAACAAGGATGGTGGCCTCCATCTCCGGCTGTGCTACATTCCTATCTGGATGGCACCTTTCCCAAACAATGCTTCGTTGGGAGAGATGACGAAATAAAGTCTGTATTAGGAAAACTTTCATCGGCCACTCAGGAAGATGGAAAACATGTCAAAGTGATTAACATAGTGGGAAAAGATGGAGCGGGTAAGACTGCACTTTCTGGTGTTATCTACGACAGCGACAATGTGACTCAGCTTTTCGAGCGCAAAGCTTGGATCACTGTACCTCCCAAAGCCACTGTTAACACCGTTGCAAAGAAATTCTTGAGGAACTCAAGGCTGCTTTTAGTTTAG
- the LOC112789387 gene encoding putative disease resistance protein At3g14460, with the protein MKKLEAELGGRKFLLVLDDIMVEDDGLHKLIASFESAAARGSALILTSTPHDDNPELFMIPASHVVLLDSLSTKNMGSIFSAHASSRQMNRPKLQKVAAQAGYEIIRNLGNLPLAARMIGSLVQDKLSVNKWVEMSRLLDAGDDIDVNLHPIPLFLALCYLDLPAQIKWCFAYLSLFPKGYQFKQTEVVLLWMAQGFLNMNTSGDKSMEDIADEYFGYLVMRSLLQPCSSGSGVSFTMHNLVHDLATYAFGESYKHHLSYSEDIEDFPEQSIVENRRTLRTILPLYLSLEQALTKFDIKLLEFVVKQLNPRVFRVLSLSRHYVTDLPASIGRLKHLCYLNISYTAVKTLPDSICDLLNLQELITTGCSSLKSLPERISNLVNLRHLDVRHSGLQEMPLGMHKLTSLRTLTDFVVSADGPGLADLAELSNLKTLSISKLQNVACAKDPSDAKLSKKILDDLMLQWGNGNGNKWRAMEVLENLKPHKDLKKLTLEYYDGPRFPNWLGDPSYRALQLVILRHCGDCNSLPTLGMLPFLKDLFIEGFTQVSSIGAEFSGEVRPSWKPFQSLESLQFRDMFQWRVWNILEGIEFPRLTKLYIIRCPKLVGYLPKQLVSLQKLEIIGCSNLVPPLPIVDVTCKVLVHESNEILMTSVARSSEGTLYSKDLHEIFLGSSSRFTITNPRCEIEEISLERSLETESLDSPSIPDSTMIQDLKEASTKMLSDQVKDDIPKGKVDILSTPHPDTPETMAPVKIENLSNQDSDDQRSSFEVLKVSTVSQLKSLPPTLHSLKIKGCESLEVLPDDLLAGLTALSEFYLISCSSLTSLPSLGSVITLYIRNCRRLENLSSLASRKQLAFLRHLSIGSSCDSLTTLTLDLFPELKVYGIVPIFSHFVLPKRSRVISHRLSP; encoded by the coding sequence ATGAAGAAACTGGAGGCTGAACTTGGCGGGAGGAAATTTCTGCTGGTGTTGGATGATATCATGGTAGAAGATGATGGCTTACACAAGTTAATTGCTTCCTTTGAATCCGCAGCAGCAAGAGGGAGTGCCTTAATCCTCACGTCTACTCCCCATGATGACAATCCAGAACTGTTCATGATACCTGCTAGTCATGTTGTGCTTCTTGATTCGCTGTCAACAAAGAATATGGGGTCAATCTTCTCGGCGCATGCTTCTTCGAGACAGATGAACCGTCCTAAACTGCAAAAGGTAGCAGCACAAGCTGGCTACGAAATTATAAGGAATTTGGGAAACCTTCCCCTGGCAGCAAGAATGATAGGGAGTCTTGTCCAAGATAAGCTAAGTGTTAATAAATGGGTTGAGATGAGCAGATTGTTGGATGCAGGTGATGATATTGATGTCAATCTCCATCCCATCCCTTTGTTTCTGGCACTGTGCTACCTTGATCTCCCTGCACAGATTAAATGGTGTTTTGCTTACTTGTCCTTGTTTCCAAAGGGTTACCAATTCAAGCAGACGGAGGTGGTCCTCTTGTGGATGGCCCAAGGCTTTCTGAATATGAATACATCTGGTGATAAAAGCATGGAAGACATTGCCGACGAGTACTTTGGTTATCTAGTCATGAGGTCACTCTTGCAACCCTGTAGTTCTGGTTCTGGTGTTAGTTTTACAATGCATAACCTGGTTCATGATTTGGCTACCTATGCGTTTGGAGAATCATACAAGCACCATTTGTCCTATTCCGAGGATATTGAGGATTTCCCAGAGCAATCCATTGTTGAAAATAGAAGAACGTTGAGAACAATTTTGCCATTATATTTGTCACTTGAGCAGGCACTCACCAAGTTTGACATTAAGTTGCTTGAGTTTGTAGTTAAGCAGTTGAATCCAAGGGTCTTCCGGGTCCTCTCTTTGTCTCGCCATTATGTCACAGACTTGCCTGCTTCAATTGGAAGACTGAAACATCTTTGTTACCTAAACATCTCTTACACTGCAGTTAAGACACTTCCAGATTCCATCTGTGATCTGCTCAATTTGCAGGAACTTATCACCACAGGCTGCAGTTCACTCAAGAGTCTCCCAGAGAGAATATCCAATTTGGTTAACTTGCGTCACCTTGATGTCAGACATAGCGGCTTGCAAGAGATGCCTTTGGGAATGCATAAATTGACAAGTCTTCGGACATTGACAGACTTTGTTGTCTCTGCAGATGGACCGGGGCTCGCAGATTTAGCAGAGCTTTCCAACCTCAAAACACTCTCTATTTCCAAGTTGCAAAATGTGGCATGTGCTAAGGATCCTTCAGATGCAAAACTCTCTAAGAAAATCCTTGATGATCTTATGCTTCAATGGGGCAATGGCAATGGCAACAAATGGAGGGCAATGGAAGTGCTTGAAAATCTCAAACCTCATAAAGACTTGAAGAAACTAACACTTGAATACTATGATGGTCCAAGATTCCCGAATTGGTTGGGAGATCCATCTTACCGGGCTTTACAATTAGTAATTTTGCGCCACTGTGGAGACTGCAATTCTCTGCCGACACTGGGGATGCTTCCATTTCTTAAGGACCTCTTCATTGAAGGGTTCACTCAAGTAAGTTCCATAGGCGCTGAGTTTTCTGGGGAGGTGAGGCCTTCATGGAAGCCATTTCAATCTTTAGAGAGTTTACAGTTTCGTGATATGTTCCAATGGAGAGTATGGAACATATTAGAAGGCATTGAATTCCCTCGTCTCACTAAGCTTTATATAATAAGGTGTCCCAAGCTGGTGGGATATTTGCCTAAGCAACTTGTTTCTTTACAGAAGTTGGAAATCATTGGATGTTCTAACCTTGTGCCTCCACTTCCCATTGTTGATGTTACATGTAAAGTACTTGTTCATGAAAGTAATGAAATTTTGATGACTAGTGTAGCTCGAAGCTCAGAAGGTACCTTGTACAGCAAAGACTTGCATGAAATCTTCCTAGGATCCTCTTCAAGGTTTACAATCACTAACCCCAGATGTGAAATTGAAGAAATTTCTCTTGAAAGGAGTTTGGAGACTGAATCTCTTGATTCTCCTTCAATTCCAGATTCAACAATGATTCAAGATCTAAAGGAAGCTTCTACTAAGATGCTCAGTGATCAAGTTAAAGATGATATTCCCAAGGGTAAAGTTGATATTCTAAGCACTCCACATCCAGATACACCTGAAACAATGGCTCCTGTCAAGATAGAAAATTTATCCAACCAAGATTCAGATGATCAGCGATCATCCTTTGAAGTATTGAAGGTTTCAACTGTATCCCAATTGAAGTCATTGCCTCCCACGCTGCACAGCCTAAAAATTAAAGGGTGCGAGTCTTTAGAGGTCCTACCAGATGATTTACTTGCAGGATTAACAGCTCTTAGCGAGTTTTATCTGATTAGTTGTTCTTCTCTTACATCCCTTCCTTCCCTTGGTTCTGTGATAACCCTTTACATACGTAACTGCAGAAGATTGGAAAATCTGTCATCTTTAGCATCAAGAAAGCAACTTGCCTTTCTCCGCCATTTGTCTATAGGGAGCAGTTGTGATTCTCTCACTACCTTGACCTTAGATTTGTTCCCAGAACTCAAAGTATATGGGATTGTCCCAATCTTCAGTCATTTTGTGTTACCAAAGAGATCAAGGGTTATCTCTCATCGCTTGAGTCCTTAG
- the LOC112789388 gene encoding putative disease resistance protein At3g14460 isoform X1 yields the protein MLGDRQITFVNPRKNYQQLEKKIVNKLGNLPLALKMTGSLLQDKLDLNPQWDKILCEFLDGTNLLPIPSFLVMCYLDLPAPVKRCFAYLSLFPKSYHFRQKEVICQWMAQGFLKNTESGKSMEDTGDAYLGYLIKRSFLQPAFGYNDRFMMHNLVHDLAIYVFGESYKHHLCYDRRMEDFPAKSILKHGRSLRTIMPVYLPTERGNSEFDPEMLQPVIMKLSQHVFRVLSLSHYKITSLPASIGELRHLCYLNVSYTNLKELPDSICDLLNLQTLLLRGCYSLTTLPDRLCNLVNLRHLDFQGSSLQRMPPNMHNLTSLLILTDFIVSDTGPRLGDLAGLSNLKVLAISNLQNVAHANDASDAKLKEKGLADLWLSWDYVHDSNRYGNEMEVLKKLEPSHKDLKILKVTYYPGARFPRWLGDPSYSALLYLDLYYCENFESLPTLGLLPFLRELYIGRFTRVSSVGLEFYGEMTASQKPFQSLKVLRFSHMPEWKKWNIVEGIEFPHLVHLCILQCPKLVGDLPNELPSLKKLEIIGCTHLVAPLPNVSDTCEMFVHNSHSQPSLDLDKVTVPQKVHEITPVPNSGFRGTSTASEIEEILHGSLMETESVVSRFPFSSSSDTTMSPRPKETSSVVFSHQVEAETGSQSSMVEADIPITTQAAVIPPTNNTPSTTAPFNNEEAGNPRSSFEVLKVSTVSQLKSLPPTLHTLKIEGCEYLEAIRNGLLAGLTSLKELYLISCGSLKSLPSLGSVTALYIRNCRRLENLSSSE from the coding sequence ATGCTTGGAGACAGACAGATAACGTTTGTCAACCCCCGGAAGAACTATCAACAGTTGGAAAAAAAAATTGTCAACAAATTGGGAAATCTTCCCTTGGCTCTAAAAATGACAGGGAGCCTTCTGCAAGATAAGCTGGATTTGAATCCTCAATGGGATAAGATATTGTGTGAATTTCTGGATGGCACAAATCTTCTTCCCATCCCTTCATTTCTAGTGATGTGCTATCTTGATCTCCCTGCACCAGTTAAACGGTGCTTTGCATATTTGTCACTATTTCCAAAGTCTTACCACTTCAGGCAGAAGGAGGTGATCTGCCAGTGGATGGCTCAAGGCTTTCTGAAAAACACTGAATCTGGTAAAAGCATGGAAGACACTGGGGATGCATATTTAGGTTATCTAATCAAGAGGTCTTTCTTGCAACCTGCCTTTGGTTATAATGATAGATTTATGATGCATAATCTTGTTCATGACTTGGCAATTTACGTGTTTGGAGAATCATACAAGCACCATTTATGTTACGATAGAAGGATGGAGGATTTTCCAGCAAAATCTATTCTCAAACATGGGAGATCGTTGAGAACAATTATGCCAGTGTACTTGCCAACTGAAAGGGGAAATAGTGAGTTTGATCCCGAGATGTTACAGCCTGTGATTATGAAGTTGAGTCAGCATGTCTTCCGGGTCTTATCTTTATCACACTATAAGATCACCAGCTTGCCTGCTTCAATAGGAGAACTGAGACATCTCTGCTACCTTAACGTTTCTTACACCAACTTAAAGGAGCTGCCAGATTCCATTTGTGACCTGCTAAATTTGCAGACACTTTTACTCAGAGGCTGTTATTCACTCACAACATTGCCCGACAGACTATGTAATTTGGTAAACTTGCGACATCTTGATTTCCAAGGAAGCAGCTTGCAAAGGATGCCTCCAAATATGCACAATTTGACGAGTCTCTTGATATTGACAGACTTCATTGTTTCCGATACCGGGCCAAGACTTGGAGATTTAGCAGGACTGTCCAATCTCAAAGTTCTGGCTATTTCAAACTTGCAAAATGTGGCCCATGCTAATGATGCTTCAGATGCCAAACTAAAAGAGAAAGGTCTTGCTGATCTTTGGCTTTCATGGGACTATGTCCATGATAGCAATAGGTATGGGAATGAAATGGAAGTGCTCAAGAAACTAGAACCATCGCACAAAGActtgaaaatattaaaagttacataTTATCCTGGTGCAAGGTTCCCAAGATGGTTGGGGGATCCATCTTACTCGGCTCTACTGTATCTAGATCTCTATTACTGTGAAAACTTCGAGTCATTGCCAACACTGGGTCTGCTGCCGTTTCTTAGGGAACTCTATATTGGAAGGTTCACAAGAGTAAGTTCCGTAGGCCTTGAGTTCTACGGGGAGATGACTGCTTCGCAGAAACCGTTTCAATCTTTAAAGGTTTTACGGTTTTCGCATATGCCAGAGTGGAAAAAATGGAACATAGTCGAAGGTATCGAGTTTCCACATCTGGTTCATCTTTGTATATTACAGTGTCCCAAGCTGGTGGGAGATTTGCCTAATGAACTTCCTTCTTTAAAGAAGTTGGAGATTATTGGATGCACTCACCTTGTGGCTCCACTTCCGAATGTTTCCGATACTTGTGAAATGTTTGTACACAACAGCCACTCACAACCATCCTTGGACCTGGATAAAGTTACAGTTCCACAAAAGGTACATGAAATCACCCCAGTACCCAATTCTGGTTTTCGAGGTACTAGCACTGCAAGTGAGATTGAAGAAATCCTTCATGGATCATTGATGGAAACTGAATCTGTAGTAAGCAGATTTCCTTTTAGTTCTTCTTCAGATACAACCATGTCCCCAAGGCCAAAAGAGACTTCCTCAGTTGTGTTTAGTCATCAAGTTGAAGCTGAAACAGGCTCTCAGTCTTCAATGGTTGAAGCTGATATTCCAATCACCACTCAAGCAGCTGTCATTCCTCCCACCAATAATACACCTTCCACAACAGCTCCTTTCAACAATGAAGAAGCAGGTAATCCACGATCATCCTTTGAAGTACTAAAGGTTTCAACTGTATCACAATTGAAGTCATTGCCGCCCACGCTGCACACTCTAAAAATTGAAGGGTGCGAGTACCTGGAGGCCATACGCAATGGTTTACTAGCCGGATTAACATCTCTTAAGGAGTTGTATCTCATTAGTTGTGGTTCTCTTAAATCCCTCCCTTCCCTTGGTTCTGTGACAGCACTTTACATACGTAACTGCAGAAGATTGGAAAATCTGTCATCTTCTGAATAA
- the LOC112789388 gene encoding putative disease resistance protein At3g14460 isoform X2, which produces MADLAKVRVVRCPKCRNILQEPVDYSVYRCGGCGTTLKAKHKDHGSVGLSEKGEAESDHAKSGNYLRRILIRRMLQEHESQMRHEKGSSENREEMEEEGHEITPRSSSGFSSSKDTSDTSLSEIEEIGLGEWMETEFTEIPQDYSFSDSARILKLREGSSGMLSDHISEADIFSIEQQKDNQSSMAKADIPIATTVTVLPLTDTPKAISPLKVETLSEEDSDNQRSSFEVLKVSTISQLLQLPTKLHSLKIDGCGSLEALPDDLLAGRTTLKELYLISCASLSSFPYPGSLTTLYIHKCRRLEFLPSLESSKKLAFLQNLCIGSSCDSLTTLTLDLFPKLKILCIWDCPNLHSVNFTGEFKGDLASLESLEIRDCPRLSSLPDGGLHTPNLESILIFNCKNLNALPNAMNFLASLRTLFLHRCPQIESLPHGGLPSSLTLLSIAYCDKLIPQKDWRLDSLESLNRFELEGGCMGMDSFPEDNLLPCNINSLRISTMHSLKKLNYKGFQHLNALQTLEIHGCDMLQSLPDQGLPSSLSNLCVQECPLLTPRLKPKRGKEWHKVAHIPHIQIDHQLLSA; this is translated from the exons ATGGCGGACTTAGCCAAGGTGCGGGTTGTGCGGTGTCCCAAATGTCGAAATATCCTCCAAGAGCCTGTTGATTACTCTGTCTATCGATGTGGTGGCTGTGGTACTACACTTAAAG CAAAGCACAAAGATCATGGAAGTGTTGGCTTGTCAGAGAAGGGAGAGGCTGAAAGTGATCATGCTAAATCAGGAAATTACTTGAGGAGAATATTAATAAGAAGAATGCTGCAGGAACATGAATCTCAAATGAGGCATGAAAAAGGGTCAAGTGAAAATAGAGAAGAGATGGAAG AAGAAGGACATGAAATCACACCACGATCCTCCTCTGGATTTTCAAGTTCTAAGGACACTAGTGACACTTCTTTAAGCGAAATCGAAGAAATTGGTCTTGGTGAATGGATGGAAACTGAATTTACAGAAATTCCGCAAGATTATTCATTTTCAGATTCAGCTAGGATCCTGAAACTGAGGGAAGGTTCCTCTGGCATGCTCAGTGATCACATTTCCGAAGCTGATATTTTCAGCATTGAGCAGCAAAAAGACAATCAATCGTCAATGGCTAAAGCTGATATTCCAATCGCGACAACTGTGACTGTCCTGCCTCTTACTGATACACCTAAAGCAATATCTCCTCTCAAGGTGGAAACTCTATCGGAAGAAGATTCAGACAATCAACGATCATCCTTTGAAGTGTTAAAGGTTTCAACTATATCACAATTGTTGCAATTACCGACCAAACTGCACAGCCTAAAAATAGATGGGTGTGGATCCTTAGAGGCCCTTCCAGATGACTTACTTGCAGGAAGAACTACACTCAAAGAGTTGTATCTGATCAGTTGTGCTTCTCTTAGTTCTTTCCCGTACCCTGGTTCATTGACAACCCTTTACATACATAAATGTAGGAGACTGGAATTTCTCCCATCTTTAGAATCAAGCAAGAAGCTTGCCTTTCTCCAGAATTTGTGCATAGGTAGCAGCTGTGATTCCCTCACTACCTTGACCTTAGACTTGTTTCCCAAACTGAAAATTCTCTGTATATGGGATTGTCCCAATCTTCACTCAGTTAACTTTACCGGAGAGTTTAAGGGTGATCTTGCATCACTTGAGTCTTTAGAGATTAGAGATTGTCCAAGATTGAGTTCTTTACCAGATGGAGGACTGCATACTCCAAATCTAGAATccattttgattttcaattgcaagaatcttaatgCATTGCCCAATGCTATGAACTTTCTTGCATCCCTCAGGACATTGTTTTTACACAGGTGTCCACAGATTGAATCTCTCCCACATGGGGGTCTGCCTTCAAGTTTAACTTTACTCTCCATAGCTTATTGTGACAAACTCATACCTCAAAAGGATTGGAGGTTGGATAGTCTTGAGTCTCTTAACCGTTTTGAACTTGAGGGTGGATGCATGGGCATGGATTCATTCCCAGAGGACAACTTGCTTCCTTGCAATATCAACTCTTTGCGCATAAGCACAATGCATAGTCTCAAGAAGCTGAACTACAAGGGGTTTCAACACCTGAATGCTCTTCAAACACTTGAAATTCATGGTTGCGACATGCTTCAATCCTTGCCGGATCAAGGGCTTCCTTCCTCCTTAAGTAATCTTTGTGTCCAAGAATGCCCGTTGTTGACTCCAAGGCTTAAACCAAAGAGAGGAAAGGAATGGCACAAAGTGGCTCATATCCCACATATACAAATTGATCATCAGCTACTCTCTGCATAG